In Deinococcus betulae, one DNA window encodes the following:
- a CDS encoding SDR family NAD(P)-dependent oxidoreductase, with protein sequence MSETTLPAGVIVTGAARGIGRAIAELYTERGWRVLSADLNLPPTLRGGRRVKADVSTAAGRARIGRAAREMGRVDVLVNNAAYQGAHGSVLEVSERGWARTLNVNLTAPLLLTRELVELLPRGGAVVNVASVQGLFAEQDNAAYNASKGGLVNLTRAMALDLAPHGLRVNAVAPGAISTEAVLQSIQNSEDPAQTRRDYEDLHALRRLGIPREVAQAVYFLGSDEASFITGAVLAVDGGMTASFMMAGRPV encoded by the coding sequence ATGAGCGAAACGACCTTGCCAGCGGGTGTCATCGTCACGGGGGCGGCCAGAGGCATTGGGCGCGCGATTGCCGAGCTGTACACCGAACGTGGCTGGCGCGTCCTCAGTGCCGACCTGAACCTGCCGCCCACCCTGCGCGGAGGCCGGCGCGTCAAGGCCGATGTCAGCACCGCCGCTGGCCGCGCCCGCATTGGGCGTGCGGCGCGCGAGATGGGGCGGGTGGACGTGCTGGTCAACAACGCGGCTTACCAGGGCGCCCACGGCAGCGTGCTGGAGGTCAGTGAACGCGGCTGGGCCAGAACCCTGAACGTGAACCTGACGGCCCCACTGCTGCTGACCCGTGAGCTGGTCGAGCTGCTGCCGCGCGGCGGGGCAGTGGTGAATGTCGCCAGTGTGCAGGGCCTGTTTGCCGAACAGGACAATGCCGCCTACAACGCCAGCAAGGGCGGCCTGGTGAACCTGACCCGTGCGATGGCCCTGGACCTGGCCCCACACGGCCTGCGCGTCAACGCAGTGGCGCCGGGCGCCATCAGCACCGAAGCCGTACTGCAGAGCATCCAGAACAGTGAGGACCCCGCCCAGACCCGGCGCGACTATGAAGACCTGCACGCCCTGCGCCGCCTGGGCATCCCGCGCGAGGTGGCCCAGGCCGTCTACTTTCTGGGCAGTGACGAGGCCAGCTTTATCACCGGCGCAGTTTTGGCGGTGGACGGCGGCATGACCGCCAGTTTCATGATGGCGGGGCGACCGGTGTAG
- a CDS encoding electron transfer flavoprotein subunit alpha/FixB family protein: MILIVAEHSAGKLAKSTLEMVTAARDSGREGPVTVLVLGQNVAPIATEAAAVADQVLVADLPVLATYNAEAWAAATTQIAGEGEAHTVIIGGSRSGREFAPRVAVKLDAPYLEDATSLKANGAALQAQRYTYLARVTETVEAEGPVVVVTVKPGSFEAAAPAGEAGEQYDVELTLPASRVEVTGRSVEKSSRVALTEADVIVTGGRGVGNAENFSKYVEGLADALGAGVGATRAVVDAGWRPYAEQVGQTGKTVQPGAYIALGVSGAVQHLSGMGKSKNIIAINKDAEAPIFKVADYGIVGDINEIVPALIEASKR, from the coding sequence ATGATTCTGATTGTTGCTGAACACAGCGCCGGCAAGCTGGCGAAGTCCACCCTGGAAATGGTCACCGCCGCCCGTGATTCGGGCCGTGAAGGCCCTGTCACCGTGCTGGTCCTGGGCCAGAACGTTGCGCCCATTGCCACCGAGGCCGCCGCTGTGGCCGACCAGGTCCTGGTGGCCGACCTGCCTGTCCTGGCCACCTACAACGCCGAAGCCTGGGCGGCGGCCACCACCCAGATCGCAGGTGAAGGTGAGGCCCATACCGTCATCATCGGCGGCAGCCGTTCGGGCCGCGAGTTCGCCCCGCGTGTGGCCGTCAAACTGGACGCCCCTTACCTGGAAGACGCCACCAGCCTCAAAGCCAATGGCGCCGCCCTGCAAGCCCAGCGCTACACCTACCTGGCCCGCGTGACCGAAACTGTGGAGGCCGAAGGTCCCGTGGTGGTCGTGACGGTCAAACCCGGTTCGTTTGAGGCAGCCGCACCAGCAGGAGAGGCTGGCGAGCAGTACGACGTGGAACTGACCCTGCCCGCGTCCCGCGTGGAAGTCACCGGCAGAAGTGTAGAAAAGAGCAGCCGCGTGGCCCTGACCGAAGCCGACGTCATCGTGACGGGCGGGCGCGGTGTGGGTAACGCCGAGAACTTCTCGAAGTATGTCGAGGGCCTGGCCGACGCCCTGGGCGCTGGCGTGGGCGCCACGCGCGCCGTGGTGGACGCCGGCTGGCGCCCCTACGCCGAGCAGGTGGGTCAGACCGGCAAGACCGTGCAGCCCGGCGCCTACATTGCCCTAGGCGTCAGCGGCGCCGTGCAGCACCTGAGCGGCATGGGCAAGAGCAAGAACATCATCGCCATCAACAAGGACGCCGAGGCGCCGATTTTCAAGGTGGCCGACTACGGCATTGTGGGCGACATCAACGAAATCGTGCCCGCGCTGATTGAGGCGAGCAAAAGGTAA
- a CDS encoding electron transfer flavoprotein subunit beta/FixA family protein codes for MNILTLIRQVPDAEARVKINSQAVDLDGTTLVMDGMDEYGVEEALRLREGGAPIEQIIALAIGPKRNEDALRTALAMGVDRAIHVETDEKFDAVTLSKVVAQVAQAENVQLILVGGQEADWDSQALGAASAERLGWPQLTWTNELKLDGGTLTGRHDVDDGNESFRAELPAVVSTQQGLNEPRYPTLPNIMKAKKKELRKDDAASYGLQNRVRTVNAEIQTRARRNTMIDGKDPQAAAARLLELLRSEAKVIA; via the coding sequence ATGAATATCCTGACCCTGATTCGCCAAGTTCCTGACGCCGAAGCGCGCGTGAAAATCAACAGCCAGGCCGTTGACCTGGATGGCACCACCCTTGTTATGGACGGCATGGACGAGTACGGCGTGGAAGAAGCCCTGCGACTGCGCGAAGGCGGCGCGCCTATCGAGCAGATTATTGCGCTGGCCATCGGCCCCAAGCGCAACGAGGACGCGCTGCGCACCGCCCTGGCGATGGGCGTGGACCGCGCCATTCATGTGGAAACCGACGAGAAGTTTGACGCCGTGACCCTGAGCAAGGTCGTGGCACAGGTGGCGCAGGCCGAGAACGTGCAGCTCATTCTGGTGGGCGGTCAGGAAGCTGACTGGGACTCGCAGGCCCTGGGCGCCGCCAGCGCCGAGCGCCTGGGCTGGCCTCAGCTGACCTGGACCAACGAGCTGAAACTGGACGGCGGGACGCTGACCGGCCGCCACGACGTGGATGACGGCAACGAGAGCTTCCGGGCCGAGTTGCCCGCCGTGGTCAGCACCCAGCAGGGCCTCAACGAGCCGCGTTACCCCACGCTACCCAATATCATGAAGGCCAAGAAAAAAGAGCTGCGCAAGGACGACGCCGCCAGCTACGGCCTCCAGAACCGCGTGCGCACCGTAAACGCCGAGATTCAGACCCGCGCGCGGCGCAACACCATGATTGACGGCAAGGACCCGCAGGCCGCCGCCGCAAGATTGCTGGAACTGCTGCGCAGCGAAGCCAAAGTGATTGCCTGA
- a CDS encoding carboxymuconolactone decarboxylase family protein: MSDPHARDIIFGDQQERILARLQALDPHLAHDIQVFAYDTVYDRPGLDLKTKELIACALLVSLGSPPELRTHLRGALNAGATEAEVRGALHMCVPYLGFPRAVAGFELLRQHLSATQKTSPTEEAG; encoded by the coding sequence ATGAGCGACCCCCACGCCCGCGACATCATTTTTGGAGACCAGCAGGAACGCATCCTGGCCCGGCTTCAGGCCCTGGACCCCCACCTGGCCCACGATATTCAGGTGTTCGCCTACGACACGGTCTATGACCGGCCTGGCCTGGACCTGAAGACCAAGGAGCTGATTGCCTGCGCGCTGCTGGTGTCGCTGGGCAGTCCGCCCGAGCTGAGGACCCATCTGCGCGGCGCACTCAACGCTGGCGCCACCGAGGCGGAGGTGCGGGGGGCGCTGCACATGTGCGTGCCGTACCTGGGTTTTCCGCGTGCGGTGGCGGGATTTGAACTGCTGCGCCAGCATCTCAGCGCCACACAAAAAACCAGCCCCACAGAGGAGGCTGGCTAG
- a CDS encoding ATP-dependent Clp protease ATP-binding subunit, whose amino-acid sequence MNRYDDRARLVFHYAREEGNRLGHAMVGPEHLLLGLMREGGTAASILGEFGASLDGLRRRVEEIIGRGEGNRLNDAPSITPRARRVMELASTEARQLGAQVTSTEHILLGIIREGDGVAFRILQELTKDVDTIRWRILAQGEGQGTKPAKPVATPFLDEYGRDLTKWAREGKLDPVIGRSEEIRRVTQILTRRTKNNPVLIGDPGVGKTAIVEGLALAIHEKRTPPNLHGVRLVSLDLSGVVAGTKYRGEFEERLRQIIEELRNAKVMAFIDELHTLVGAGGAEGTLDAANILKPALSRGEIQVIGATTTGEYHRYIEKDAALERRFQPVIVLEPSPAETLQILRGLKPKYEEHHGVQIPEQALELAVRIGERSLPGRNFPDKAIDLIDEAASRVRLNMSIGLPVAETEDGEPYVTREDIESVINSMGGIYSEETAAQLVDLESQLTDQVYGQPDAIRALSSALRRARVGLGGRTRVAASFLFVGSSGVGKTHLAKALARTLFGSERSLIRMDMSEFQESHSVSKLIGSPPGYVGYEQGGRLTEAVRRQPFSVILLDEIEKAHPDVYNTFLQVLDDGRLTDGLGRTVDFRRTIIIMTSNTGFNVNPTVGFSPVTPDNNAPLRHIFTPEFLDRLDEVIRFKSLGEEELVRVAQQLMGEMREELASREITVTFDPAIAAWLVSKLKSRSPKHAVGSSRQLRTLVREEIEDPLAMELAHNHGEEVRVVLGQEGIQFEKGEEAAPRQILA is encoded by the coding sequence ATGAACAGATACGATGACCGCGCCCGACTGGTGTTTCACTACGCCCGTGAAGAGGGCAACCGCCTGGGACACGCGATGGTCGGCCCCGAACACCTGCTGCTGGGGCTGATGCGCGAAGGCGGCACGGCCGCCAGCATCCTGGGTGAATTTGGCGCGTCGCTGGACGGCCTGCGCCGCCGCGTCGAGGAAATCATCGGGCGCGGCGAGGGCAACCGCCTGAACGACGCCCCCAGCATTACCCCGCGCGCCCGCCGCGTGATGGAACTGGCCAGCACCGAGGCCCGGCAGCTGGGCGCCCAGGTCACCAGCACCGAGCACATCCTGCTGGGGATTATCCGCGAAGGTGACGGTGTGGCCTTCCGCATCCTGCAGGAGCTGACCAAGGATGTGGACACGATCCGCTGGCGCATTCTGGCGCAGGGAGAGGGCCAGGGCACCAAGCCCGCCAAGCCGGTCGCCACGCCCTTTCTGGACGAGTACGGCCGCGACCTGACCAAGTGGGCGCGCGAGGGCAAGCTGGACCCTGTGATTGGCCGCAGCGAGGAAATCCGCCGCGTCACGCAGATCCTGACCCGCCGCACCAAGAACAACCCGGTGCTGATCGGTGACCCCGGCGTGGGCAAGACCGCCATCGTCGAGGGGCTGGCCCTGGCCATCCACGAAAAGCGCACGCCGCCCAACCTCCACGGGGTCCGGCTGGTCAGCCTGGACCTCAGCGGCGTGGTGGCCGGCACCAAGTACCGGGGTGAGTTTGAGGAGCGGCTGCGCCAGATTATTGAGGAGCTGCGCAACGCCAAGGTGATGGCCTTTATTGACGAGCTGCACACCCTGGTCGGGGCAGGCGGCGCGGAAGGCACGCTGGACGCCGCCAACATTCTCAAGCCGGCCCTGAGCCGCGGCGAGATTCAGGTCATCGGCGCGACGACCACTGGCGAATACCACCGCTACATCGAAAAGGACGCCGCCCTGGAACGCCGCTTCCAGCCGGTGATCGTGCTGGAACCCAGCCCTGCCGAAACCCTGCAAATCCTGCGCGGCCTCAAGCCCAAGTACGAGGAGCACCACGGCGTGCAGATTCCCGAGCAGGCGCTGGAATTGGCCGTACGGATTGGCGAACGCAGTCTGCCGGGCCGCAACTTCCCTGACAAGGCGATTGACCTGATTGACGAGGCCGCCAGCCGGGTGCGCCTGAACATGAGCATCGGCCTGCCGGTGGCCGAGACCGAGGACGGCGAGCCCTACGTCACTCGCGAGGACATCGAGAGCGTTATCAATTCGATGGGCGGCATTTATAGCGAGGAAACTGCGGCGCAACTGGTGGACCTGGAAAGCCAACTGACCGACCAAGTGTATGGGCAGCCTGACGCCATCCGGGCCCTGTCTAGTGCCCTGCGCCGCGCCCGCGTGGGGCTGGGGGGCCGCACCCGCGTGGCCGCCAGCTTCCTGTTTGTGGGGTCCAGCGGCGTGGGCAAAACGCACCTGGCCAAGGCCCTGGCCCGCACCCTCTTTGGCAGCGAGCGCAGCCTGATCCGCATGGACATGAGTGAGTTTCAGGAGAGCCACTCGGTGAGCAAGCTGATCGGGTCGCCCCCCGGATACGTGGGCTATGAGCAGGGCGGCCGCCTGACCGAAGCGGTGCGCCGTCAGCCGTTCAGCGTGATTCTGCTCGACGAGATCGAAAAGGCCCACCCCGACGTGTACAACACCTTCTTGCAGGTGCTGGACGACGGGCGCCTGACCGACGGCCTGGGCCGCACCGTGGATTTCCGCCGCACGATCATCATCATGACGAGCAACACGGGCTTTAACGTCAATCCGACGGTGGGCTTCAGTCCAGTGACGCCCGACAACAATGCGCCGCTGCGCCACATCTTTACGCCGGAATTTCTGGACCGTTTGGACGAGGTCATCCGCTTCAAGTCGCTGGGCGAGGAAGAACTGGTGCGCGTGGCCCAGCAGCTGATGGGCGAGATGCGTGAGGAACTGGCCAGCCGCGAGATAACCGTGACCTTCGATCCGGCTATTGCCGCCTGGCTGGTGAGCAAGCTCAAGTCCCGTAGTCCCAAGCACGCGGTGGGCAGCAGCCGCCAGCTGCGCACCCTGGTCCGCGAGGAAATCGAGGACCCGCTGGCCATGGAACTGGCGCACAACCACGGCGAGGAAGTGCGCGTGGTGCTGGGCCAGGAAGGCATTCAGTTCGAGAAGGGCGAGGAAGCCGCGCCAAGACAGATCCTGGCGTAA
- a CDS encoding DUF2087 domain-containing protein: MTKSIHDFQDEHGRIHTWPSDRRRAHQLAILDYLTGLLDPGVSYDQGQVDQLLADHSTLPDPSVLLTELVEGDYLATDGQVYWRADGRPGTRPSGERG; encoded by the coding sequence ATGACGAAGAGCATCCACGATTTTCAGGACGAACACGGGCGCATTCACACCTGGCCCAGCGACCGCCGCCGCGCCCACCAGCTGGCCATTCTGGATTACCTGACGGGCCTGCTGGACCCCGGCGTCTCGTATGACCAGGGGCAGGTGGACCAGCTGCTGGCGGATCACAGCACTCTGCCGGACCCCAGCGTGCTGCTGACAGAGCTTGTTGAGGGTGATTACCTGGCCACCGACGGTCAGGTCTACTGGCGGGCCGATGGCCGCCCCGGCACCAGACCTTCAGGTGAGCGTGGCTAA
- the radA gene encoding DNA repair protein RadA produces the protein MAKVRTSYVCTSCGYQAAKPLGRCPNCQAWNSFEEEAPALVSGKSGRGGAYGGVTGGKLTPLSNVGRREEPRTPSGIPELDRVLGGGLVAGGVTLIGGEPGIGKSTLLLQVADRVASTAGPVLYVAGEESLEQIRLRADRLGVTADIQLTRDTRAEHVAALMAEHKPALCIVDSIQTVTVEGEGAPGGVAQVRDGTSMLTRAAKETGTATVLVGHVTKDGTVAGPKVMEHIVDTTVFLESVGAYRLLRSVKNRFGQAGELGVFEMRGDGLMAVENPSAAFLAERPVGVPGSVVASTIDGQRPMLLEVQALASKTPYPNARRVVVGLDPRRVDVVLAVLERRLDLTLGGLDIYVNLAGGLKVPDPGLDLAVALAVYSAVVGRALPQNVAVFGEVGLAGEVRSTQAALRRAEEARRAGYERLVVPPGLDGVRGVKSVEEAVGAVWGGRERGA, from the coding sequence GTGGCTAAAGTCCGGACCAGCTACGTCTGCACCAGTTGCGGTTACCAGGCGGCCAAGCCGCTGGGCCGCTGCCCTAACTGCCAGGCCTGGAACTCGTTTGAGGAAGAAGCGCCGGCCCTGGTGTCCGGCAAGAGTGGACGCGGTGGGGCCTACGGTGGGGTCACGGGCGGCAAGCTGACCCCGCTCTCGAATGTGGGCCGGCGCGAGGAGCCACGCACCCCCAGTGGGATTCCTGAACTGGACCGCGTGCTGGGGGGCGGTTTGGTGGCAGGCGGAGTGACCCTGATTGGCGGCGAACCCGGCATTGGCAAAAGCACGTTGCTGCTGCAAGTGGCCGACCGGGTGGCCAGTACGGCGGGCCCAGTCCTCTACGTGGCGGGCGAGGAATCGCTGGAACAGATTCGACTGCGCGCCGACCGTCTGGGCGTGACTGCCGATATTCAGCTCACCCGTGACACCCGCGCCGAACACGTCGCTGCCCTGATGGCCGAACACAAGCCCGCTCTGTGCATCGTGGACAGTATTCAGACCGTCACGGTTGAGGGTGAAGGAGCCCCCGGCGGTGTGGCCCAGGTGCGCGACGGCACCTCCATGTTGACCCGCGCGGCCAAAGAGACGGGCACGGCAACCGTGCTGGTGGGTCACGTCACCAAGGACGGCACCGTGGCTGGGCCTAAGGTCATGGAACATATCGTGGACACCACCGTCTTTCTAGAGTCGGTGGGGGCGTACCGGCTGCTGCGCAGCGTCAAAAACCGCTTTGGGCAGGCCGGGGAACTGGGCGTCTTCGAGATGCGCGGCGATGGCCTGATGGCCGTGGAGAACCCCAGCGCCGCTTTCCTGGCCGAGCGGCCTGTGGGCGTGCCGGGCAGCGTGGTGGCCTCCACCATTGATGGGCAGCGGCCCATGCTGCTGGAGGTGCAGGCGCTGGCCAGCAAGACGCCCTACCCCAACGCCCGGCGCGTGGTGGTGGGACTGGATCCCCGGCGGGTGGACGTGGTGCTGGCCGTGCTGGAGCGCCGGCTGGACCTGACGCTGGGCGGGTTGGACATCTACGTCAACCTGGCCGGTGGTCTGAAGGTGCCGGACCCCGGCCTGGACCTGGCCGTGGCGCTGGCAGTGTATTCGGCGGTGGTGGGGCGCGCCCTGCCGCAAAACGTGGCGGTGTTTGGCGAGGTGGGCCTGGCCGGCGAGGTCAGAAGCACCCAGGCGGCCCTACGCCGCGCCGAGGAAGCCCGACGCGCCGGTTACGAGCGCCTCGTGGTGCCGCCCGGCCTGGACGGTGTGCGCGGGGTCAAAAGCGTCGAAGAGGCTGTGGGCGCGGTCTGGGGCGGGCGGGAGCGGGGCGCATAG
- a CDS encoding PH domain-containing protein — translation MDPPPTTVPVPLAPARSPLWFVGVVWLAPLLLIAAPWLPDPDSPALPLAGQVLLSLLGLGLLLGFVLVPRRLSYTLTRTGLRVGRASGTFEWPYRDLRAQATGGALGLRVGGVGLPGYHSGNYAWKGDGPRQVQALSSGIHQHALVEVRGVPHFLTPADPEGFLRALVERGVPVSGSARGWQGGVKRPSSAREKALDPTQRRA, via the coding sequence GTGGACCCTCCTCCCACGACGGTCCCTGTGCCTCTGGCCCCGGCTCGGTCGCCGCTGTGGTTTGTCGGCGTAGTGTGGCTGGCGCCCCTCTTGCTTATCGCTGCGCCGTGGCTGCCCGACCCGGATAGCCCGGCGCTGCCGCTGGCGGGTCAGGTGCTCCTGAGCCTGCTGGGGCTGGGCCTGTTGCTGGGCTTTGTGCTGGTGCCCCGGCGGCTGTCTTATACCCTGACCCGCACCGGGCTGCGGGTGGGCCGCGCCTCCGGCACCTTTGAGTGGCCCTACCGCGACCTGCGCGCCCAGGCCACAGGCGGCGCGCTGGGGCTGAGGGTGGGCGGCGTGGGCCTGCCCGGCTACCACAGCGGCAATTATGCCTGGAAGGGTGATGGACCCCGGCAAGTGCAGGCGCTGAGCTCCGGCATACACCAGCACGCCCTGGTGGAGGTCCGGGGCGTTCCTCACTTTCTGACACCCGCCGACCCGGAAGGCTTTCTGCGTGCCCTGGTCGAAAGAGGAGTGCCAGTCAGCGGTTCGGCCCGTGGTTGGCAAGGCGGCGTGAAGAGGCCCAGCAGCGCCCGTGAGAAGGCCCTCGACCCGACCCAACGTAGAGCCTAA